One window from the genome of Desulforamulus ruminis DSM 2154 encodes:
- a CDS encoding thiamine diphosphokinase has translation MQCIILANGEMEDYEKYRSLFVGSPLTICADGGTRHALALGIVPQVVVGDMDSARPEELEQLAAQDVELIKYPKEKDEMDTELALMEAVKRGATSIVLLGCSGGRLDHTLAAIQMLVPVVRQGVKVQMLAKGHRLTLATPENPVRLPGNPDTILSILPLTTRVTGITSRGVKWPLTDAVFELGKPYGVSNEVTGPEVSITVKEGILLVIEMNRKEEGECPLSM, from the coding sequence ATGCAGTGTATTATTTTAGCTAACGGTGAAATGGAAGATTATGAAAAATACCGCAGTTTGTTTGTCGGCAGTCCTTTAACCATTTGTGCCGACGGCGGGACCCGGCATGCCCTGGCCTTGGGCATTGTGCCCCAGGTGGTGGTTGGGGATATGGATTCGGCCCGGCCGGAAGAGCTTGAGCAATTGGCGGCCCAGGACGTGGAATTGATTAAGTATCCCAAGGAAAAGGATGAAATGGATACCGAGCTGGCTCTGATGGAGGCTGTGAAGCGGGGAGCCACCTCCATTGTTTTACTGGGGTGCTCCGGCGGGCGTCTGGATCACACGCTGGCTGCCATTCAGATGCTGGTGCCGGTGGTTCGGCAGGGGGTTAAGGTACAAATGCTGGCCAAGGGGCACCGCCTTACCCTGGCGACCCCGGAAAACCCGGTCCGTCTTCCGGGCAACCCGGATACCATCCTGTCCATTCTGCCCCTGACCACCCGGGTAACCGGAATTACCTCCAGAGGAGTGAAATGGCCCCTTACGGACGCAGTATTTGAATTGGGCAAGCCCTATGGTGTCAGCAATGAAGTAACTGGTCCGGAGGTCAGTATAACCGTTAAGGAAGGAATTTTACTGGTGATCGAAATGAATCGCAAGGAGGAAGGGGAATGCCCGTTATCAATGTGA
- a CDS encoding IS3 family transposase (programmed frameshift), with amino-acid sequence MTKYSDEFQLRLVMEVESGQSITVVARAHGIPKKNLQRWVSIYEHGGIEQLLLKKQHYSQEFKISAIEYRWQHHLSYRQAAAELEIPNEGTLYQWEKRYLEMGSAGLQATKKGRPPKMPKKSEKLKRNLTREQELEAENAQLRMENAYLKKFKCLSSGKNRPRKWEKAAAINELRQEFNLMALLKFASLPRSTFYYYLKAMDRPDKYEEIKAVIQEIYHAHKGRYGYRRITLELHNRGYRINHKTVLKLMGQCNIKCQVRIRKYRAYKKKLGKVAPNILQRDFKADKPNQKWVTDITEFSLFGTKLYLSPILDLFNGEIISYNISDRPTFHQIIDMLDKAFSKIPDNTNLIFHSDQGWQYQMRNYQNRLNKKGIIQSMSRKGNCLDNSVMENFFGLLKSELLYLQDFDSVEHFRKELEDYIDYYNNQRIKCKLKGLSPVQYRIQSSRVA; translated from the exons ATGACAAAATACAGCGATGAGTTTCAGCTTAGGCTTGTAATGGAAGTCGAATCAGGACAATCCATAACTGTTGTAGCAAGAGCACATGGTATTCCCAAAAAGAACTTACAGCGATGGGTTTCAATTTATGAACATGGTGGTATTGAACAACTGTTATTAAAAAAACAGCATTACTCACAAGAATTTAAGATCTCCGCTATTGAATATCGCTGGCAGCATCACTTATCCTATAGACAAGCAGCTGCCGAATTAGAAATTCCTAACGAAGGTACTCTGTATCAATGGGAAAAGCGATATTTAGAAATGGGTTCGGCAGGTCTGCAAGCCACCAAGAAAGGCAGGCCCCCTAAAATGCCAAAGAAATCTGAGAAACTTAAGCGGAATCTGACTAGAGAGCAAGAGCTGGAAGCTGAAAATGCTCAGTTACGCATGGAGAATGCTTACCTAAAAAAAT TTAAATGCCTTAGTTCAGGAAAGAATCGCCCGCGAAAGTGGGAAAAAGCGGCTGCCATCAACGAACTAAGGCAGGAATTTAACCTGATGGCATTACTCAAGTTTGCCAGCCTGCCCCGGAGTACCTTCTACTACTATCTAAAAGCTATGGACAGGCCTGATAAATACGAAGAAATCAAAGCTGTAATCCAAGAAATATACCACGCTCATAAAGGCAGATACGGCTACCGGAGAATCACCCTTGAACTGCATAATAGAGGGTACCGTATTAACCATAAGACGGTCTTAAAGCTGATGGGGCAATGCAACATCAAGTGCCAGGTGCGAATACGCAAGTATCGCGCCTATAAAAAAAAGTTGGGTAAAGTAGCCCCCAATATTCTGCAACGTGATTTCAAGGCAGATAAACCGAATCAGAAATGGGTTACTGACATTACTGAGTTCTCCCTATTTGGAACAAAGCTGTACCTCTCTCCGATCCTTGATTTATTTAACGGAGAAATCATCAGCTACAACATATCAGACAGGCCGACCTTCCATCAGATAATAGATATGCTGGATAAGGCATTCTCAAAGATTCCTGACAACACAAACCTTATCTTCCATTCAGATCAGGGCTGGCAGTACCAGATGAGAAACTATCAAAATAGGCTTAACAAAAAAGGAATTATCCAGAGCATGTCACGCAAGGGTAACTGCTTAGATAATTCAGTAATGGAGAACTTTTTTGGTCTTTTAAAATCAGAATTACTCTATCTTCAAGACTTCGATTCAGTAGAACATTTCCGAAAGGAGCTCGAAGATTACATAGATTACTATAATAATCAAAGGATTAAGTGCAAACTGAAAGGACTGAGTCCTGTTCAATACAGGATCCAGTCCTCCAGAGTTGCTTAA
- a CDS encoding DUF3794 domain-containing protein: MPNGLNCQLVKLPVVIAEQMASITVENVICPEEQAKKIDHIDVVVRDLEADPHFTTETGCNSPKATIHFGEPQCGPRFIRSITIHGEIHKQIFYVNKHDDVRHMSEDFPFSKNIQLHPPLEVTDPGNTEIDFRNVDVSIDFDLPRPNRLQQVVTVSFLLKIVEQRQFFVEICDVSGATLGIQDESFEDWINNTPALWESQNVCPNPNGRTGQAAALGCCPTLSASLSRNVEGLTGGTTYEMTFWARNSEVPRDRPCGYTLEARISFRDTLGNILNTAQQMISSEQLSTSYRQLRLTGTAPAGTVSANIAFVFTSQPWNTCSALIDDVSFGITNA, translated from the coding sequence ATGCCTAACGGCCTAAATTGTCAGTTAGTTAAGCTCCCGGTGGTAATCGCTGAGCAGATGGCCTCAATCACGGTGGAGAATGTCATCTGCCCGGAAGAGCAGGCAAAAAAGATAGACCATATCGATGTGGTAGTCCGGGATTTGGAGGCAGATCCCCATTTTACCACCGAGACCGGCTGCAACAGTCCCAAGGCCACCATCCACTTCGGGGAACCCCAATGTGGCCCCCGGTTTATCCGCAGCATTACCATCCATGGCGAAATTCACAAGCAAATCTTTTATGTGAATAAGCATGATGATGTCCGTCACATGTCTGAAGATTTCCCTTTCAGCAAAAACATTCAGTTGCATCCGCCCCTTGAAGTAACGGACCCCGGCAACACTGAGATTGATTTTCGCAATGTAGATGTTTCCATCGACTTTGATCTCCCCCGCCCAAACAGGCTCCAGCAGGTGGTGACCGTCTCCTTTCTGTTGAAGATCGTTGAGCAGCGACAGTTTTTCGTGGAGATATGCGATGTTAGCGGCGCTACCCTGGGCATTCAGGACGAAAGCTTTGAAGATTGGATCAACAACACTCCGGCCCTATGGGAAAGTCAAAACGTTTGTCCCAACCCCAACGGCAGAACCGGTCAGGCTGCGGCACTGGGATGCTGCCCCACCCTCTCGGCTTCCCTCTCCCGCAATGTAGAGGGTCTAACCGGGGGTACCACCTATGAGATGACTTTCTGGGCCAGGAACAGCGAGGTTCCCAGGGATCGTCCCTGCGGTTATACATTGGAAGCCAGGATTAGTTTTAGGGACACCCTGGGTAATATTCTGAATACCGCCCAGCAGATGATCTCCTCCGAGCAGTTGAGCACCAGCTACCGCCAGTTACGGCTGACGGGCACAGCCCCGGCAGGGACCGTTTCAGCCAACATTGCCTTTGTCTTTACTTCTCAGCCCTGGAATACCTGCTCCGCCCTTATTGATGATGTAAGCTTTGGTATCACCAACGCCTAA
- the cobO gene encoding cob(I)yrinic acid a,c-diamide adenosyltransferase, with translation MNKERGLILVFTGNGKGKTTAALGLGLRAWGHEMKVLILQFIKSRTCGEHLAARQMQPGLEIRPLGLGFIDFKDPQAVARQQQAAREALDKVEKAMLSGQYQLLILDEILYALKYQLIPLQDVINLLERKPETLHLVLTGRDAPPEVIERADLVTEMKEIKHPFQQGIDAQKGIEF, from the coding sequence ATGAATAAAGAACGGGGCTTAATCCTGGTTTTTACCGGCAACGGCAAGGGCAAAACCACCGCGGCCCTGGGGTTGGGCCTAAGGGCTTGGGGCCATGAAATGAAGGTACTGATACTTCAATTTATCAAGAGCCGCACCTGCGGAGAGCATCTGGCTGCCCGTCAAATGCAGCCGGGTCTGGAAATCAGGCCCTTGGGGTTGGGCTTTATTGATTTCAAGGACCCCCAGGCAGTGGCCCGCCAGCAGCAGGCAGCCAGGGAGGCGCTGGACAAAGTGGAGAAGGCCATGCTGTCCGGGCAGTATCAACTGCTGATCCTGGATGAAATTTTGTATGCCCTTAAATATCAACTGATCCCCTTGCAGGATGTAATCAACTTGCTGGAGAGAAAACCGGAGACCCTGCATCTTGTGCTGACAGGCCGGGATGCCCCTCCGGAAGTCATTGAGCGGGCGGATCTGGTGACGGAGATGAAAGAAATAAAACACCCCTTCCAGCAAGGCATTGACGCTCAGAAGGGGATTGAATTCTAG
- a CDS encoding thiamine-binding protein: MPVINVSFQVIPKVADECTYAVVDKAIEVVRKSGVKYEVGPMETTMEGELEPLLEIVKEAQQACVEAGASRVMTIIKIDYCPSGVTMEEKIGKYR, translated from the coding sequence ATGCCCGTTATCAATGTGAGTTTTCAGGTGATTCCCAAAGTGGCGGATGAGTGCACTTATGCCGTGGTGGATAAAGCCATTGAGGTGGTGCGGAAGTCCGGGGTGAAATATGAGGTGGGACCCATGGAAACCACCATGGAAGGGGAACTGGAACCGCTGCTGGAGATTGTCAAGGAAGCTCAGCAGGCTTGCGTAGAGGCTGGAGCCAGCCGAGTGATGACCATCATAAAAATTGACTACTGCCCCAGCGGAGTGACCATGGAGGAGAAAATCGGCAAATACAGGTAA
- a CDS encoding cyclase family protein encodes MFGLRIIDLTHAVAPDMPVYPGTEPPRIAEACTLEKDGFKETLLTLYSHTGTHMDSPAHLFSLGKTLDVYDPGYFYGRALALDVSGCKRNIEKKDLLPHEARIKKAAFLLFYTGWEKLWGTQGYFSGFPVLSQEAARWLAQQNLKAVGVDAISVDPVEGVSSLPVHRTLLGNEILIIENLVNLHLLIGREFILCCPPLKIAGADGAPVRALAVVHP; translated from the coding sequence GTGTTTGGCCTGAGAATCATTGATTTGACCCATGCCGTTGCACCGGATATGCCGGTGTATCCGGGAACAGAACCGCCACGGATAGCCGAAGCCTGTACCCTGGAGAAGGATGGTTTTAAAGAAACTCTGCTGACCCTGTACTCTCACACCGGCACCCATATGGACAGCCCCGCTCATCTGTTTAGCCTGGGGAAAACGCTGGACGTTTACGATCCCGGTTACTTTTATGGAAGGGCGCTGGCCTTGGATGTGTCCGGCTGTAAAAGGAACATTGAAAAGAAGGATTTGCTCCCCCATGAAGCAAGAATAAAAAAAGCCGCCTTTCTTTTGTTTTATACCGGCTGGGAAAAATTATGGGGTACCCAAGGCTATTTCAGCGGGTTTCCGGTTTTATCCCAGGAGGCGGCCCGGTGGCTGGCCCAGCAAAATTTGAAGGCCGTGGGTGTGGATGCCATTTCTGTTGATCCGGTGGAAGGAGTATCGTCCTTGCCGGTTCACCGTACACTGCTGGGCAATGAAATATTGATTATTGAAAATCTGGTCAATTTACATTTGCTGATCGGCCGGGAATTTATCCTGTGCTGCCCGCCCTTAAAGATTGCAGGAGCGGACGGGGCTCCGGTCCGGGCGCTGGCGGTAGTCCATCCGTAA
- a CDS encoding TatD family hydrolase produces the protein MLIDSHAHLDNERFNEDREQVIARCGQELKAVLNVGYDLASSRRSIALADAYPFIYAAVGVHPHDAKDAPENYLDQLREMSRHPKVVAIGEIGLDYYYDLSPREVQQKIFKEQLALAGELNLPFIIHNRDAHGDVLQILQEGQPFPASGVLHCFSASWEVAQACLKMGLYISLAGPVTFANAGKLKDIAQRVPLDRLLVETDCPYLTPVPFRGKRNQPTYVRHVAEQIAQLRGIAPEELGRITAANTLALFKLPGVLLNE, from the coding sequence ATGCTGATTGATTCCCATGCCCACCTGGATAACGAGCGGTTTAATGAAGACCGGGAACAGGTCATTGCCCGCTGCGGCCAAGAGCTAAAAGCCGTGTTGAATGTCGGTTATGATCTGGCTTCTTCCCGTCGTTCCATAGCTCTGGCCGATGCATATCCCTTTATTTATGCCGCTGTGGGCGTCCATCCCCACGATGCCAAGGACGCACCGGAAAATTATCTGGACCAATTGCGGGAAATGTCCCGGCATCCCAAAGTGGTGGCCATTGGGGAGATTGGCCTGGATTACTACTATGATCTGTCTCCCAGAGAAGTTCAACAGAAAATTTTTAAGGAACAACTGGCCTTGGCCGGAGAGTTGAACCTGCCCTTTATTATCCACAACCGGGATGCCCACGGGGATGTTCTGCAAATTTTACAGGAGGGCCAGCCTTTTCCGGCGTCCGGAGTACTGCATTGCTTTTCGGCCAGTTGGGAAGTGGCCCAGGCTTGTTTGAAAATGGGTTTATACATCTCCCTGGCCGGACCGGTGACTTTTGCCAATGCCGGAAAACTGAAGGATATTGCTCAACGGGTTCCCCTGGACCGGCTGCTGGTGGAGACCGATTGTCCCTATCTGACGCCGGTTCCCTTCCGGGGCAAACGCAATCAACCGACCTATGTCCGTCACGTGGCGGAACAAATTGCCCAATTAAGGGGGATAGCGCCGGAAGAACTGGGCAGGATTACCGCAGCCAATACACTGGCGTTGTTCAAGCTGCCGGGGGTGCTGCTAAATGAATAA
- the metG gene encoding methionine--tRNA ligase, whose product MTKPPFYITTPIYYPSDNLHIGHAYTTVAADTIARYKRLTGHEVWFLTGSDEHGQKIERAARAKGQSPKEYVDNIVLGFKKLWERLGISYNDFIRTTDPRHHKVVQQFFQQLYDQGDIYKAEYEGWYCTPCETFFTEYQLAEGKCPDCQREVEKVREESYFFRQSKYAERWLQFIDEHPDFIQPVSRRNEMVSFVKQGLEDLCVSRTTFDWGIKVPFDPKHVVYVWVDALTNYISALGYGTEDDSLYRKFWPADIHLMAKDIVRFHTIIWPIMLMALALPLPKKVIGHGWLLLDSGKMSKSKGNVVDPHVLMDKYGVDAVRYFLLRELPFGSDCVYSEEALVKRVNTDLANDYGNLLSRSATMMEKYQQGVLQAPGAPEGPDAELIDLARTTPQLVEEYMNKSEISNALGAIWQVVSRANKYLEETAPWSLAKNGQTERLNTVLYNVAEVLRLATIMATPFMPGLPGRVWPQLGIQDKPELQAWNSLSWGLLPAGTTVKRGDVLFPRIDLKSLELD is encoded by the coding sequence TTGACAAAACCTCCATTTTATATCACCACACCCATTTACTACCCCAGCGATAATCTGCACATCGGCCATGCCTACACCACGGTGGCCGCTGACACCATTGCCCGCTATAAGCGTCTTACCGGCCATGAGGTTTGGTTCCTGACCGGGTCCGATGAACACGGTCAGAAAATCGAACGGGCGGCCCGGGCTAAAGGCCAGTCCCCCAAGGAATACGTGGACAATATTGTGCTGGGATTCAAAAAACTATGGGAGCGTCTGGGCATCAGTTATAATGATTTTATCCGCACCACCGACCCGCGCCACCACAAGGTGGTTCAACAGTTTTTCCAGCAGCTTTATGATCAGGGCGACATCTATAAGGCCGAATACGAGGGCTGGTACTGTACCCCCTGCGAAACCTTTTTTACCGAATATCAACTGGCGGAAGGAAAATGTCCCGACTGCCAGCGGGAGGTGGAAAAGGTCCGGGAGGAAAGCTATTTTTTCCGCCAGTCCAAATATGCCGAGCGCTGGCTCCAGTTTATTGACGAGCATCCGGATTTTATTCAGCCGGTTTCCCGGCGCAACGAAATGGTCAGCTTTGTAAAGCAGGGCTTGGAAGATCTGTGTGTCTCCCGGACTACTTTTGACTGGGGCATCAAAGTCCCCTTTGATCCCAAACATGTGGTTTACGTATGGGTGGACGCTTTAACCAACTATATCTCCGCTTTGGGTTACGGTACCGAGGATGACAGCCTCTACCGCAAATTCTGGCCGGCGGATATCCACCTGATGGCCAAAGATATTGTGCGTTTTCATACCATCATTTGGCCCATTATGCTGATGGCCCTGGCCCTGCCCCTGCCCAAGAAGGTGATTGGTCATGGCTGGCTGCTGCTGGATAGCGGCAAAATGTCCAAATCCAAGGGCAATGTGGTGGACCCCCACGTGCTGATGGATAAATACGGGGTGGATGCCGTGCGTTATTTCCTCCTGCGGGAACTGCCCTTTGGCTCCGACTGTGTTTACTCCGAGGAAGCCCTGGTAAAGCGTGTTAACACCGACCTGGCCAATGATTACGGCAACCTGCTGTCCCGCTCCGCCACCATGATGGAGAAATATCAGCAGGGTGTACTGCAGGCTCCCGGGGCTCCCGAAGGACCGGATGCCGAATTAATTGATCTGGCCAGGACCACCCCTCAACTGGTGGAAGAATACATGAATAAGAGCGAAATTTCCAATGCCCTGGGGGCCATTTGGCAGGTGGTCAGCCGGGCCAATAAGTATCTGGAAGAAACGGCTCCCTGGTCTTTAGCCAAGAATGGTCAGACGGAAAGGCTGAACACGGTTTTATATAATGTGGCTGAAGTTCTGCGCCTGGCCACCATTATGGCCACTCCCTTTATGCCTGGCCTGCCCGGCCGGGTTTGGCCGCAACTGGGGATTCAAGACAAACCGGAACTGCAAGCATGGAATAGTCTGAGCTGGGGCCTCCTGCCGGCGGGAACCACCGTCAAGCGGGGCGACGTACTGTTCCCCCGCATTGATTTAAAGAGTCTGGAACTGGATTAA
- a CDS encoding 3D domain-containing protein, with the protein MNLGIKNILHDRTCRLLLGLICLCIAFLAGSLALGKQIRIQADGKEYMVFQLRGTVTDALALANVTLSGTDRVHPSPSSRLRDGEKITVTRVKIKEFTNHQVTQFALEKREDRNLFPGEQKVIKQGKTGMVRHYYKVVYWDNQEKQRQLVKKQVLKKPEPMIVAYGPPIVPSRNMTRTENLEELSSGKYKRIIQAYSTAYTHTGYRTATGVKPYRGVVSVDPRVIPLGTKLYVENYGPAVAMDTGGDIKGNRIDVFFETRQEALSWGKRQVKVHILE; encoded by the coding sequence ATGAATTTAGGCATCAAGAATATTTTGCACGACCGGACCTGTCGGCTCCTCTTAGGGTTAATTTGCCTGTGTATTGCTTTTCTGGCCGGGTCTCTGGCCTTGGGAAAACAAATCCGTATTCAGGCGGACGGCAAGGAGTATATGGTGTTTCAGTTACGGGGCACGGTGACCGATGCCCTGGCCTTGGCCAATGTAACGCTAAGCGGAACCGATAGGGTCCACCCTTCACCCTCATCCAGACTGAGGGACGGAGAAAAGATTACCGTAACCAGGGTCAAGATAAAGGAGTTTACCAATCATCAAGTAACTCAGTTTGCCTTGGAGAAAAGAGAAGACCGGAATCTTTTTCCCGGGGAACAGAAGGTGATCAAACAGGGAAAGACCGGAATGGTAAGACATTATTACAAAGTGGTTTATTGGGACAATCAGGAGAAGCAGCGGCAATTGGTAAAAAAACAAGTCCTTAAAAAACCTGAACCCATGATTGTTGCCTATGGCCCTCCCATTGTTCCATCACGGAACATGACCAGAACCGAGAACCTGGAAGAGCTTTCTTCCGGGAAATATAAACGGATTATTCAAGCCTACTCCACCGCTTATACCCATACGGGCTACCGGACCGCAACGGGAGTAAAGCCTTACCGGGGAGTGGTATCGGTGGATCCTAGGGTCATTCCCCTGGGAACCAAATTATATGTCGAAAACTATGGCCCGGCCGTGGCCATGGACACCGGCGGCGACATAAAGGGCAACCGCATCGACGTTTTTTTTGAAACCCGGCAAGAGGCGCTTTCCTGGGGAAAGCGCCAAGTCAAAGTACACATTTTAGAATAA
- a CDS encoding 3D domain-containing protein codes for MDWCPVEWPPRSKSCTVDLKHKRESCKKAFLAGMLGIFLLLSMTGLALGYAVWTKEIDGGQTLARVSGYIQDRILGQVTVHLTVDGKRTTIKSTGRTVQEVLEQQGIKMNSQDVVHPARSATLERDMDIKVTRVLVKRETQEVSLPFATKYISNPEMPKGFSKKISEGQAGTELQIWELQYEDGIEVSRTCVSKEIQKEPVDCIIQVGVQSSVSRGGQSLRFSQAYDMLATGYTYTGYKTASGRNPGPGVAAVDPRVVPLGTRLYIEGYGRAVALDTGGMIKGNRIDLFFETQNQALSWGARKTRVYVLE; via the coding sequence ATGGATTGGTGTCCGGTAGAATGGCCTCCCCGTTCAAAGTCCTGCACTGTAGATCTTAAACATAAAAGGGAGTCCTGCAAAAAAGCCTTTTTGGCAGGAATGCTGGGAATATTCTTACTGTTAAGCATGACCGGGCTGGCTCTTGGATACGCGGTCTGGACTAAAGAAATTGACGGGGGACAAACCCTTGCCCGTGTATCGGGCTATATCCAGGATCGGATTTTGGGGCAGGTGACGGTTCACCTCACGGTAGACGGCAAAAGGACCACTATTAAAAGCACCGGAAGGACGGTTCAGGAGGTACTGGAGCAGCAGGGCATAAAAATGAACTCCCAGGATGTGGTTCATCCGGCACGGTCCGCTACTCTGGAAAGGGATATGGACATTAAAGTAACACGGGTGCTGGTAAAGAGAGAAACCCAGGAAGTATCCCTGCCTTTTGCCACAAAATATATTTCCAACCCTGAAATGCCCAAGGGCTTCAGCAAAAAAATAAGTGAAGGTCAAGCCGGGACAGAGCTTCAAATCTGGGAATTACAATATGAAGACGGCATTGAGGTATCACGGACCTGTGTCTCTAAAGAGATTCAGAAGGAACCCGTAGATTGTATTATCCAGGTGGGGGTCCAGTCTTCCGTCAGCCGTGGAGGACAGTCCCTCCGGTTTAGCCAGGCTTACGACATGCTGGCCACAGGCTACACCTATACCGGTTACAAGACTGCTTCCGGCAGAAATCCCGGCCCGGGAGTGGCAGCGGTTGATCCCCGGGTGGTTCCTCTGGGAACCAGGCTGTACATCGAAGGCTATGGCAGGGCCGTGGCCCTGGATACCGGGGGGATGATTAAAGGCAACCGCATTGATCTTTTTTTTGAGACTCAGAATCAGGCTCTGAGCTGGGGCGCCAGAAAAACCCGAGTCTATGTTTTAGAATAA
- a CDS encoding ABC transporter permease, whose protein sequence is MKTLKNLLWPLLFLLLTLVVWEGMVRFYAVARWLLPAPSQVLQTLWQSRALLAEHTGQTLLEAGAGLLLAVAAALLLAWLMDFSAALRRALYPLLVVSQTIPIISIAPLFIIWFGYEMLPKVIVVALVCFFPVVVSVVEAMAGVDREMINLMRVMGARRGQIFTKVKLPAALPSFFSGLKISAAYSIMGAVIGEWLGASKGLGVYMTRATRSYQTDGVLAAVVIISVLSLGVFVLIELLARMIMPWHKEGRK, encoded by the coding sequence ATGAAAACATTAAAGAACCTGCTTTGGCCTCTGCTGTTTTTATTGCTGACCCTGGTTGTCTGGGAAGGAATGGTGCGCTTCTATGCCGTTGCCCGGTGGCTGCTGCCAGCACCCAGCCAGGTTCTGCAAACGTTGTGGCAGTCCAGGGCGCTGCTGGCGGAGCATACCGGACAAACCCTGCTGGAAGCCGGAGCCGGGCTGCTGCTGGCCGTTGCGGCCGCCCTGCTGCTGGCTTGGCTGATGGATTTTTCAGCCGCCCTGCGCAGGGCGCTGTATCCGCTGCTGGTGGTGTCCCAAACCATTCCCATCATATCCATTGCCCCGTTGTTTATTATCTGGTTTGGTTATGAAATGCTGCCCAAGGTCATTGTGGTTGCCCTGGTCTGCTTCTTTCCGGTGGTGGTCAGTGTGGTGGAGGCCATGGCCGGAGTGGACCGGGAGATGATTAATCTCATGCGGGTTATGGGGGCACGCAGGGGACAGATATTTACCAAGGTAAAGCTGCCGGCGGCCCTGCCGTCCTTTTTCTCCGGCTTAAAGATATCCGCTGCCTACAGCATTATGGGGGCGGTGATTGGGGAATGGCTGGGAGCCAGCAAAGGGCTGGGTGTTTATATGACCCGGGCAACCCGTTCCTATCAAACGGACGGGGTGCTGGCTGCGGTGGTCATTATTTCTGTCCTGAGTCTGGGGGTTTTTGTCTTAATTGAATTACTGGCCAGGATGATCATGCCCTGGCATAAGGAAGGGAGAAAATAA
- a CDS encoding AbrB/MazE/SpoVT family DNA-binding domain-containing protein — translation MKSTGIVRKVDELGRVVIPIELRRTLGIDEKDALEIYVDNEKIILRKYEPACVFCGNASDVQHYKGKMVCRECAIAMGESVKVV, via the coding sequence TTGAAATCCACAGGTATTGTTCGTAAGGTGGACGAGCTGGGTCGGGTGGTAATCCCCATTGAGTTGCGCCGTACTCTGGGCATAGATGAAAAAGACGCCCTGGAAATCTACGTTGACAACGAAAAAATCATTCTGCGCAAATATGAACCAGCGTGTGTTTTCTGCGGTAATGCTTCCGATGTGCAGCATTACAAAGGAAAAATGGTCTGCCGCGAGTGCGCCATCGCCATGGGTGAAAGTGTAAAAGTTGTATAG